A window of the Acetobacteraceae bacterium genome harbors these coding sequences:
- the radA gene encoding DNA repair protein RadA yields MAKALKSSKNPQYQCRECGEFHLKWNGRCDKCGAWNSLEEQKAPTATILPNVSRGTAPKLEICRLDGETHPPPRINSGMNEFNRVLGGGFVSGSALLIGGDPGIGKSTLMLQAAHALAFAGTKVLYVSGEEAPDQIRLRARRLGLDKQKKALDLLDLASSIQVASVVQAIESASEKEAPQAVIIDSIQTMWSENASGVPGSVSQVRECAFELIRLAKERGFALILIGHVTKEGALAGPRVLEHMVDAVLYFEGERGHQFRILRAAKNRFGATDEIGVFSMEEKGLMEVPNPSALFLAERRGNIAGSAVFAGLEGTRPVLLEIQALLAPKAGDGSARRSVLGWENGRLNMLLAVLEARCGVSFAGKDIFLNVAGGLNVKEAGADLAVAAALLSASTSVPAPPDAVFFGEVGLSGELRQAPQTSLRLKESAKMGFHKAFMPRQHGKGKKDKVDETMTLYPIGHLSDLVKEFQQNEKN; encoded by the coding sequence ATGGCAAAAGCTTTGAAATCGTCTAAAAATCCACAATATCAGTGCCGTGAATGTGGTGAGTTTCACTTAAAATGGAACGGAAGATGTGATAAATGTGGTGCATGGAATAGTTTAGAGGAGCAGAAAGCACCGACGGCGACGATTTTGCCAAATGTTTCACGTGGAACAGCTCCTAAACTAGAAATTTGCCGTCTAGACGGTGAAACGCATCCGCCCCCCCGTATCAATTCAGGCATGAATGAATTTAACCGTGTCTTAGGGGGCGGTTTTGTTTCGGGTTCTGCGTTGCTGATTGGGGGAGACCCAGGGATTGGTAAATCTACCCTGATGTTGCAGGCAGCACATGCTTTGGCCTTTGCAGGAACAAAGGTTCTGTACGTTTCGGGTGAAGAAGCACCAGATCAAATCCGTCTAAGGGCAAGGCGTCTTGGACTGGATAAGCAAAAGAAGGCATTGGATTTGCTGGATTTGGCTTCGTCTATTCAGGTGGCTTCGGTGGTGCAGGCCATTGAAAGTGCCTCTGAAAAAGAAGCACCACAGGCTGTGATTATTGATTCTATTCAGACAATGTGGTCAGAGAATGCAAGTGGCGTTCCGGGTTCTGTTAGTCAGGTGCGAGAATGTGCTTTTGAGCTGATTCGATTGGCGAAAGAACGTGGTTTTGCCTTGATTTTGATTGGGCATGTGACCAAAGAGGGGGCTTTGGCAGGCCCAAGAGTTTTAGAGCATATGGTGGATGCCGTTCTTTATTTTGAGGGAGAGCGTGGCCACCAATTTAGAATTTTGAGGGCTGCAAAAAACCGTTTTGGGGCAACTGATGAAATCGGTGTTTTTTCGATGGAGGAGAAGGGGCTTATGGAAGTGCCTAATCCTTCGGCCCTTTTTTTGGCAGAACGCCGTGGCAATATTGCAGGCTCGGCTGTGTTTGCCGGTTTAGAAGGAACACGCCCTGTTTTACTTGAGATTCAGGCACTTTTAGCGCCAAAAGCAGGCGATGGATCAGCAAGGCGATCTGTTTTAGGGTGGGAAAATGGGCGGTTAAATATGCTCCTTGCTGTTCTGGAGGCACGTTGTGGTGTTTCTTTTGCAGGGAAAGATATTTTTTTAAATGTGGCTGGCGGTTTAAATGTGAAAGAAGCAGGAGCAGATTTGGCGGTTGCAGCCGCTTTGCTTTCGGCCTCAACCAGTGTACCTGCGCCACCAGATGCGGTTTTCTTTGGAGAAGTTGGCTTGTCAGGTGAATTGCGTCAAGCGCCACAAACATCTTTGCGCCTGAAAGAAAGTGCGAAAATGGGCTTTCATAAAGCCTTCATGCCCCGACAGCACGGCAAAGGAAAAAAGGATAAGGTGGACGAGACAATGACTCTCTATCCGATTGGACATTTAAGCGATTTGGTGAAAGAATTCCAGCAAAACGAGAAAAACTAA